In the Podospora bellae-mahoneyi strain CBS 112042 chromosome 4, whole genome shotgun sequence genome, one interval contains:
- a CDS encoding hypothetical protein (EggNog:ENOG503PI65) — MKFSTLLAISSAALVAAADEGNGIILPTSIDANQFVSEVYSPSPVPSEVSPFITPLATTWYKVQSSFMHDPRYPSLTSDIVSAITHAPDAEASLQAMLTGGEWNWNQVMTQSWYDNHVPKDSKEFVSQYLEAWDKAAEEVTKSGAAPRGMGTGMAVAVAGVAAFVIAAVL; from the exons ATGAAGTTCTcaaccctcctcgccatcagcAGTGCTGCTCTCGTCGCTGCCGCTGACGAAGGCAACGGAATCATTCTCCCCACTTCGATCGATGCGAATCAGTTTGTCTCGGAGGTCTACTCACcatcccccgtcccctccgAGGTATCGCCATTCATCACGCCGCTGGCCACAACGTGGTACAAGGTCCAGAGCTCCTTTATGCACGACCCCAGATACCCTTCCCTCACTTCGGATATCGTTTCGGCAATCACCCATGCCCCCGATGCCGAGGCTTCGCTGCAGGCTATGTTGACTGGTGGGGAGTGGAACTGGAACCAGGTGATGACTCAGTCGTG GTACGACAATCATGTGCCGAAGGACTCGAAGGAATTTGTCTCGCAGTACCTCGAGGCCTGGGATaaggccgccgaggaggtgaCAAAAAGCGGCGCTGCCCCTCGGGGCATGGGCACGGGTATGGCCGTGGCTGTGGCAGGTGTAGCTGCTTTTGTCATCGCCGCTGTGTTGTAA